The Paenibacillus sp. G2S3 region TCAGGCTATGTACACGGTAATGCACGAGGAATATGTTGACGCCTGCAGTATCGTAGAGAGTAACGATGGTAGCCTTGGAGTCTTCAAGAGTCAATATTCTAATAAGATGAACGAAATTAAGCCACATTTGAACTGGGCAAAACGGATTTTATTACGATCACAAATATACGGGGTGTTACATGAACAACAGCATTTTGTCGGATTATTACCCGAGAACGAATTTACACACGTATAACATAGTCGAGAACCTGCAGGTTACGGTTACTGAAACCTCTAATCCCTTTCATTTGCCTGTGGATACTTTATTCTCCATGGCAGCCCGAATTAATAAGAAACGCTCCTTTTTGTTCGTCAGCAAGGTGCTTGGCAAACATATCCCTGTTAATCCGTACACCTCTCTGCTAAGTGGTGCTGCATTAGCGCTGCTGTTATATCAGGAGATGAACGGTAATTCTGCGGATAATGATAGGATGGAAGATTTATTAGATAAAGCTGTACACGGACTGATGCACCCTGAGTCTGCCAAGGAAGCCTATGAGCATTTATTAGCCGCACGATTAGTTCTTCCTAGGCCCGTTGTCTTTATTGGTTTTGCTGAGACTGCAACTGCACTGGGTCACAGTGTGTACAACATGTTTGCCGATGCAGCATCATATATTCATACTACCCGTGAGCATATCATCGATTTGGAGTCCATTGTTAACTTCGAAGAAGAGCATTCACATGCGGTTGACCATCTATGTTACGCCTTGAACGCTGAGCTATTGTCAGGGACTGAGCCGATTATACTGGTGGATGATGAGATTACAACGGGGAATACAGCGATTAATACGATCCGTGATATTCAGTCCAAATTCCCTCGGGAGGAATATGTAGTCGTTTCTATTTTGGATTGGAGGAGCGGTCATAATCTTCAAACCTATAGCGAATTAGAACAGGAACTGGGGATTCGGATTAAGTCCTTGTGTTTGCTTCAAGGTAGTATTGAAGTGAAAGGCACGCCTT contains the following coding sequences:
- a CDS encoding phosphoribosyltransferase family protein, which gives rise to MAARINKKRSFLFVSKVLGKHIPVNPYTSLLSGAALALLLYQEMNGNSADNDRMEDLLDKAVHGLMHPESAKEAYEHLLAARLVLPRPVVFIGFAETATALGHSVYNMFADAASYIHTTREHIIDLESIVNFEEEHSHAVDHLCYALNAELLSGTEPIILVDDEITTGNTAINTIRDIQSKFPREEYVVVSILDWRSGHNLQTYSELEQELGIRIKSLCLLQGSIEVKGTPLLHARNDKDLVPSSVESEVVTTYVVDGLERLQATSIDSYGDTNASPYVKYSGRFGLESLNNDKVDLGVTRIAEQLRELREDDSRTLVMGVGEFMYLPMRIAAEMGEGVSYQSSTRSPIHPERRPDYGVHSGAAYPSAGDPEVTNFIYNVDPDQYDEIFVLIERDVPHERMKPMLDILKTLARHKVHLIVLTPEGRSGGPQYEGNK